DNA sequence from the Calditrichota bacterium genome:
GAGCTGCTCCGCTTACTGCTCCAAGTGTGCCGTACATTCCATTTCCATCTTGTACCAAAACGTGGTTGAGTGAAGCAAAATATGATCTGGGCGCATAGGCGCAAATGTTGGTATTGCCAGGAACACTCACTGTAATTCCAAGCCTGCCATCGTAGGTTGGCCCAACGCCACTACCTGGCCATAGCTCACCCTCACCAACCTCATTTCCAATATCGGTTCTGGTTATGCCATCGATATCAATCCAATTTTGGCGTAAAACATATGAGTTTGGCGTGATATTATTATGAGCAGAAGCGAGATCCCAAATGGTGTAACCCGGAACCACGAAACTTTCAAAACTATTATTATTACCATGAAATATTCGTGAAGGATTAAGGGATGTATGGAAGGTTCCGTTATTAACTTGTGTCCCGATTAAGCGAATTGTAAAGCTGCCCAATGATTTAATAAAATCTATAAATAATTCTTTTTTATTGTTTTCTGCATTGTAAAAATCCACCGCACTTCCATTATGATAATAATTGAATTCACTGTAAAAATGTTGCGCGCGTTGACTGTTGAAGAATGGGGATGATAAAGGTCCAAGATTTCCAGTCGGTGTTATTATTTCCACATCAAACCGATCTTCTTCATCATACCACAAATCGAATCTTAAAAAAGAAGTTGTTTTATTTATTTTTATTTCAATTGTATCACCCTGGCTGATTGTCCCGGAAGCGTGGTTATCCATTCCTCCGCCATCACTGCTGCCTGAAACAAATATCTGTCCGGGGTGTCCGGGTCCAAATTCAGAATCAATCATTCGGGAAAGAGAACTGCTGCCATCCATAGGTGCACCAATACTTCCAAAATTTGCAAGCATCACAAAAGGCATGTTCATTTCAGATGCTTTCGATTTTACAAAAGTAATCGCGGTTTGGATATAGTCTGGATTATAGAACGCTGCTTCAGCTGCTTCACCGTTATGCGCAGGAGCTCCCTCAGACGTTATTTTTACTATTATAAAGGACGCTTCAGGGGCGATTCCCTGATATTTGCCGGCACTGACAGCTCCATTTCCACCGGCAATTCCTGCTGTTGCAGTTCCATGTCCAACGGCATCTCTTGTAGATAAACGAATACCTGTCGACAAAGCTGTGTCAATATCAGCCTGGTTATAAATGGTACCTATTCCATAGGGATTATTTGAAGCAGTTGCGCCGGCAGGATCGAGCATATCATAAATTGCCAGGATTCGGCTGCTACCATCATCATTTGTAAAATCAGGATGTTCATAATCTATACCACGATCTAAAATGGCAATGATAACTCCATTTCCTTTTAGCCCATAAGTTGCTTGAACACTATCAACTTTTGTTTCCGAAAGAAGAAGTTCACTTGCATGAGAATTTAAAATTACTAAACATAAGATTGTTAGAATCAATAATAGGATTTTCATTTTTCACCTTGTTTTTTCTATCTACGTTTAGGAAATATTTCCTTATCTTATTAACATCATCTTTTTAATTAGATTTTTTTTACCAGCCTTGATTTCATAAATGTAAATTCCGCTGCTTACAGGATCATCATCACTATTTTTTCCATTCCAAATAACTTTATGATTTCCTGCCTGCATCAGGCCATTCTCCAAAGTTGCCACTTTTTTCCCTTTAATATCATAAACGGTAAGTAGCACTTTTTGAACAGATGGCAAACTATAACGAATTGAAGTTGCCGGATTAAATGGATTTGGATAGTTCTGCTTGAGACTAAAAACCTCTGGCAAAATATTTTTCTTATTAGGAATTGCTGTTGCAGTGCTCACCTCGATTGGTATATCCGGTGCTTCACCAAACCAATTTGAAGCATCTAGCATAGACCATTTTGTATTGTAGTTCCCTGGCGTATCCGGCGCAGTTATTTTTAGGGTGAAGATTTTTGGCCGACCACGGAAAATTCCACCAAATATTGGGATATCATCGTGGTCATCGTTTATCATTTTGTTTTCTGCAATAAAACGTTCACTTTCATCCAAAACGATTTGGCCGAAGCTAAACCCTGCTCCATTGTTCCAAAATGTGTTTCCTTCATTTCGAATAGTAACCCGAACAGTTGCCATTTCTCCCGGCTTCATTGTATCAGGAAAGGAATGGCTGATTATTTTTGAATTGAGATTAGGGAAATCATTAAAAGTAGCTGCTCCCTGCGCTGTTGTTTTTATATACTCATAAGGATCATCTGTTTGGGACCAGGTATCTGTATTGGGGTTGTCACTTCCGGGCAGGATAAATGGAGCACCGGTATAACCTGCATAAATGCCGGTTCCTTCATCATACTCATTCCAGCTTTCAATATAAATACGGTTCACCGATGTATCTACCTGGTTCCATGCCGCCTGGTAGTTCGCTCCACCATCACGCGCCAAAAAATCACCGGGTGTGCGCACGTTTTGGTCCCAATAACCACCCTTTAGTTGTACTGTTTTGAGATCATTAAAAGAGTTTGCAACAAAATAATCATTAATTTCAAATTGTACAGTTCGTTCATCAGCAAATGAAAACACAATCGGGCTGACTGCCGTTGTAATCATGTAAATACCGTTATTGAAAACAGGATGTTCTGCTGCAAAAGCATTTTGCAAACGGCTTTCCAGATCGTTTCGTTCCAGCGATACCACATTGTCCATGTTCAGATGCACATGCCAGGTATCTAATATAATTCGGTTGTCAATTTTTGCCAGATAGTCATCTGCGTATTTGTCTGTGTTGACGCTAAAGTATTGATTAAAAAAGCGGATATATTGCGCTGCCAGTGAATCCTTCCCGGCGCTGGTTGCCAAATCTATATTTGGTTTTTCGTGCCAGGTAATCAATGGATCTAAAAATGGTGCAACTTTGGGGACGTCATATCCTTCGGCGCGCATTTCTGCCAGGGCCCGGAAAAGATTTATACGGATACTTTCACTTTGTTTCATCAAATGGACCCAAAGAACATCGATATTAGAAGCCATCATTTGTTTGATCTGAGTTTTCCACCAATCAGGTTGTCCGGTCCAATTTTCACGACCTTCGACAGGTCTCCATGGTCCGTCAAGCTGCCCTGCTGTTGGAACATACCAGTGAAAAACAGAGGTGCTCACAATATGGCTTGTCATTAAATAAGAAGGAAAACCTGTTAATTGGCTCGGAGAAGGTCCAAGGTATAATGTAGCAGAAATGATATGCATTTGTACATGAGGATTTAAAAATAGCCGTAAATCAGCACCAAGGTTTTGAGCCTGCCTAAGATCCATGTCTGCCAGCTCGAATATTGCAATTCTTTCGCCCTGTGTATCTTGCAAATCTGCTGCTGTATGGTTTATGGCAAATTCATAGTCGCTCGAAGCGGAGTTGAATTGAAGCCCAAGGTTTCCTTTGCCAAAATCCCGATAAACAACTTCTACATAAG
Encoded proteins:
- a CDS encoding S8 family serine peptidase, whose product is MKILLLILTILCLVILNSHASELLLSETKVDSVQATYGLKGNGVIIAILDRGIDYEHPDFTNDDGSSRILAIYDMLDPAGATASNNPYGIGTIYNQADIDTALSTGIRLSTRDAVGHGTATAGIAGGNGAVSAGKYQGIAPEASFIIVKITSEGAPAHNGEAAEAAFYNPDYIQTAITFVKSKASEMNMPFVMLANFGSIGAPMDGSSSLSRMIDSEFGPGHPGQIFVSGSSDGGGMDNHASGTISQGDTIEIKINKTTSFLRFDLWYDEEDRFDVEIITPTGNLGPLSSPFFNSQRAQHFYSEFNYYHNGSAVDFYNAENNKKELFIDFIKSLGSFTIRLIGTQVNNGTFHTSLNPSRIFHGNNNSFESFVVPGYTIWDLASAHNNITPNSYVLRQNWIDIDGITRTDIGNEVGEGELWPGSGVGPTYDGRLGITVSVPGNTNICAYAPRSYFASLNHVLVQDGNGMYGTLGAVSGAAPALTGIIALMLEADSSLDASQVKSILENTARSDAFTGEVPNNKWGHGKTDAFAAISSILGPTSIVSGNKAKPDNFFLAQNFPNPFNPSTTIHYNLPKAETVKLEIFDMQGRRVSTLVNERQSAGSYKITWNGNNLKGKPASSGVYIYQIRAGNLVLNRKMLLMK
- a CDS encoding T9SS type A sorting domain-containing protein, encoding MINNNKKNYSYSKSNPIIIWIITICLCLFPKLSAQTGFSLTPVSGADGEFETIELDGETVFRSSGSPGTYAIYMYFQAGVAIQSSDAYVEVVYRDFGKGNLGLQFNSASSDYEFAINHTAADLQDTQGERIAIFELADMDLRQAQNLGADLRLFLNPHVQMHIISATLYLGPSPSQLTGFPSYLMTSHIVSTSVFHWYVPTAGQLDGPWRPVEGRENWTGQPDWWKTQIKQMMASNIDVLWVHLMKQSESIRINLFRALAEMRAEGYDVPKVAPFLDPLITWHEKPNIDLATSAGKDSLAAQYIRFFNQYFSVNTDKYADDYLAKIDNRIILDTWHVHLNMDNVVSLERNDLESRLQNAFAAEHPVFNNGIYMITTAVSPIVFSFADERTVQFEINDYFVANSFNDLKTVQLKGGYWDQNVRTPGDFLARDGGANYQAAWNQVDTSVNRIYIESWNEYDEGTGIYAGYTGAPFILPGSDNPNTDTWSQTDDPYEYIKTTAQGAATFNDFPNLNSKIISHSFPDTMKPGEMATVRVTIRNEGNTFWNNGAGFSFGQIVLDESERFIAENKMINDDHDDIPIFGGIFRGRPKIFTLKITAPDTPGNYNTKWSMLDASNWFGEAPDIPIEVSTATAIPNKKNILPEVFSLKQNYPNPFNPATSIRYSLPSVQKVLLTVYDIKGKKVATLENGLMQAGNHKVIWNGKNSDDDPVSSGIYIYEIKAGKKNLIKKMMLIR